The window CGCTCGCGACCGGCTAGGGTCGGCACGCATCGACCTCTCGGACGGTGTTCCGTCACGCTCATAGCCGTCGAGACGACCGTCACGACGCTTCGGTCTTAGGTAGCAAGCTCACCTAAACCCATCTGCCCCGGCCGGAACGGATCGGCGATGATGCCGAGCCATGTCCCAGCCTCTCATCGTCACCCAACTCCTCCTCAAGCGAGCGGAGATCGAAGCCCAGATCAAGAGCCTTGAGGACCGCCTCGGCCAGGCTCGGGCCGATCTCCTCCACATCGCCGCGACGGTCCGCCTGTTCGATCCCACGGCCATAGACAGGCCCGCTACGGTCTACCACGGCGCCGCGAAGGCCATGCGTCGGTCGGACGTGTTCGCGCTGTGCAAAGCGGCCCTGGAAGCCTCTCCCGAGCCCCTGTGCACCCGCCAGCTCGCTCGGCACGTCATCACGGCCGAGGGCTGGGATCAGGACGACACCCGCCTCCGCCTCACGGTCTCGCACAAGGTCGGCGCCACGATGAAGCGCATGTCGCTGCGCGGGGCCGTGCGGAAGGTGGGCGAGCGGCAGAAGGCGAGCGTGTGGCGACTGGCGTAGTTATGTCAGCGGCTCTGTCCTCTTCACTCGCTCACCTTGCAACTTGAGCCGACAGCGATAGAGCACGTCGCGATTGCCGTCCCTCAGCTCGCACATAAAGCTACGCTCCTCGCCATCCGGCAGCTCCTCTTCAAGAAGATTGCCCAGGATGGCTTGCGCGTGTTGGCGAGCATCTTCGAAACTATCGAATTCGTCGCCAAACTCATCGGTTGAGCAGTTTGGGCCGTCATGCAGGTCGAAGTAGAAGCGGGGCACGTTCTCACTCTGCGGCTAGGGGTTGGCGGGTCCTGTCCTTTCAACCGACAGGACGCCCTAGCGGAGGGTGCGACAAGGTGTCCAAAACAGGTTTTCTGAGCGGGATTTGTCCATAGGGTAGAGTTGCACACAATACTGATGTGCGAGAGGTTGCACCCGCGACATCACGACAGGGGGCCCCAGTGTCCAAGCCTACGCCCGCTCAGATCCGCGCGGCTCGCGGCATGCTCAATTGGTCCATGCTGGACCTTGCCAAGGCTGCTGGGGTGTCGATCTCGACGGTAAAGCGGTTTGAGTGCGAGGGAGATCAACCCGTGTCGGCCGATACCGTGGGCATGATGCAGGACGCCGCCGAGACGGAGGGCGTGCGCTTCCTAGCCGATGATGGAAACGGGCCAGGGGTGAGGCTGCAAAGGCGATAGGACCACGGCCCCGCCCACCGTGGGCACGGGATCGAGCGGGGCCGTGTAGCGCTCCGCCGTCCTACAGGTGAGTGCCAGCGCCACAGGACCATGCTGCGATGCCACAATCAATGGTGCGGCGCAAATTCGGTGAAGGCGGGCGGGTGCTCAAGGATGGAAAGGGTTCGGGGGCGATGTGGCGGCTGGCGTAGTCTCTGCCCTCACTCCCACATGAGCAAGGTCATCAGGACAGCCGCCACGAGCACGAACCCGACAATCGCAACCGCTTCCAATGTGTCCCTCCCGATACGAGGGCTGAAACACATTTTGTGGTGGCAAGTTCGAGGTGCGTCGGGACGTCACGCTCCGCCGATCCCCCCCCAGACCGCTATGGCGCAGTCTGCTCCAATCGCATTATCATTTGTAGGGACGACTGCGGCTCGGGAGTCGTCGGCCGAGGGGAGCGCGCATATCTCCGAGCGGTGGGAAATCAGGCGTGCCCAAGTTCCACTTTTATCTCGTGAGCGCGAACGGCCGGGAGCATGTCGGTTCCATCGAACTGCCGAGCCAAAACGATCTCATCCCCGCTGGCCTCAGGATCACAACCAAGATCCTCGCGACCATCGTTGGACGGCATTCGGAGCAAGGTGGGCTGATGGTGCAGTCCGTGGATGAGGCTGGATCTGTAGTTTACAACTTCGACGTCTCGCGAGGTGCGAGGGACAGCGACAGCCCGCGAGGCAATCTGCACTGAGGCGAAGACCGCAGCCCCGGCGCAAAGGCGAACGCCGAGGCCGCGGGACGGGCGAGGATCGCCACGACAGGAAGGACGATGCGGGAGCAAGACACCGGGGCGCAAGGCTCTCTACAGCGCTTAGAAGGCCGACGCCCGGCGCCATGGACCACCACGCCAGCTTAACATAAGTTCAGCATGCGACCGTCTGACACAGATCCGTGGAGCGCGTCATGCTGCCTTCTCCCGTTACGCCCCCGTCGTCGCCTGTCTCAGACAGCCAAGCCCTGATCGCGGCGGCTTGGCGCCAACTGGCGGAAACCGGGCGCTCGCTTCAATCTATGAATTCCAACATCGCCGATAGCCGCCGCAGGCTGGCGGAGTCCTATCGCCTGCTCAGACCGTGATGGCTGCGCTCCCCGGCGAGGCGAGGCGTCGAGGGCTGAATGACGGGCGTGAGTC is drawn from Lichenibacterium dinghuense and contains these coding sequences:
- a CDS encoding DUF6894 family protein, translating into MPRFYFDLHDGPNCSTDEFGDEFDSFEDARQHAQAILGNLLEEELPDGEERSFMCELRDGNRDVLYRCRLKLQGERVKRTEPLT
- a CDS encoding helix-turn-helix transcriptional regulator translates to MSKPTPAQIRAARGMLNWSMLDLAKAAGVSISTVKRFECEGDQPVSADTVGMMQDAAETEGVRFLADDGNGPGVRLQRR